From Burkholderia pseudomultivorans, the proteins below share one genomic window:
- a CDS encoding GlxA family transcriptional regulator — MPQLNRSARDIVVVGFDGVQSLDITGPMEVFAVANRHLPEHVAPYRLTLASPHGDDIVTHAGLRLAGPTALAALPERIDTIVIAGGSEAALRQAASDDSVLPWLQARVADTRRIASICTGAFVLAAGGWLNGKRATTHWNQCSTLQALCPDAHIEPDAIYVSDPPFHTSAGVTAGIDLCIALVEADCGAPTALAVARELVLFVHRPGGQAQFSVGLDIHASATPRMRALLAAIADDPTGDLGIAARMHMSERTFARRFRDETGQSPAQFVLAARIERAKALLERADWPLERVAERSGFGSVDALQRAFAKRVGVSPRDYRARFGVKRIDR, encoded by the coding sequence ATGCCCCAGCTCAATCGTTCGGCGCGCGACATTGTCGTCGTCGGCTTCGACGGTGTGCAGTCGCTCGACATCACCGGCCCGATGGAAGTGTTCGCGGTCGCGAACCGCCATCTGCCGGAGCATGTCGCGCCCTATCGGCTCACGCTCGCGTCGCCGCACGGCGACGACATCGTCACGCATGCCGGCCTGCGCCTCGCCGGTCCGACCGCATTGGCGGCGCTGCCCGAGCGCATCGATACGATCGTCATCGCCGGCGGCAGCGAAGCGGCGCTGCGGCAAGCCGCGTCGGACGATAGCGTGCTGCCGTGGCTGCAGGCGCGCGTCGCCGACACGCGGCGAATCGCAAGCATCTGCACCGGCGCGTTCGTGCTCGCTGCGGGCGGATGGCTGAACGGCAAGCGCGCGACCACGCACTGGAACCAGTGTTCGACGCTGCAAGCGCTGTGTCCCGACGCGCACATCGAGCCGGATGCGATCTATGTCAGCGATCCGCCGTTCCATACGTCGGCCGGCGTGACCGCCGGCATCGATCTCTGCATCGCGCTCGTCGAAGCGGACTGCGGCGCGCCCACCGCGCTCGCCGTCGCGCGCGAGCTCGTGCTTTTCGTGCACCGCCCGGGCGGGCAGGCGCAGTTCAGCGTCGGCCTCGACATCCACGCCAGTGCGACGCCTCGCATGCGTGCGCTGCTCGCCGCGATCGCCGACGACCCGACCGGCGATCTCGGCATCGCCGCGCGCATGCACATGAGCGAACGAACGTTTGCGCGCCGTTTCCGCGACGAGACCGGACAATCGCCCGCGCAATTCGTACTCGCCGCGCGGATCGAGCGCGCAAAAGCGCTGCTGGAGCGCGCCGACTGGCCGCTGGAGCGCGTTGCGGAGCGTTCGGGATTCGGCAGTGTGGATGCGTTGCAGCGCGCATTCGCGAAGCGGGTCGGCGTGTCGCCGCGAGATTATCGGGCGCGCTTCGGCGTGAAGCGCATCGATCGTTGA
- a CDS encoding LysR family transcriptional regulator, whose amino-acid sequence MSPSPGRSMITVGYTVGVSCWARSMRVSLAPRVDDGNVMVRCAAGKVARTMLPRIPSRIGSIHAAFVAPARGRAECRCRDRPRFSPECVMNQLASIRTFVKVAEHRSFAKAAKQLGVSASVVTRSVALLERHLCVQLVNRTTRSMSLTATGELYLQHCTELIGLLESMDACIATATGMPAATLKIAASASFASTDLPRLLAMHRVLEPRTAFDLTVFDSMADVAITDFDVCFGTERRLRDSTLVCRSLARIDDVIVASPDYVARHGAPQTPDELASHDTLLTTEAPGSYWEFGDDYGTYRAVVRPILNAQPPLTVKGAALAGLGIARLPRALVSAELESGALQALLAHVALRDGARTVWALYAKQSRQTFAVQNFVEFVVAHYRREDPACDVNVTVGVNAARHERVNSELISTENM is encoded by the coding sequence ATGTCGCCGTCTCCGGGGCGATCCATGATCACGGTCGGATATACAGTTGGCGTATCCTGCTGGGCGCGTTCGATGCGCGTTTCCCTCGCACCGCGCGTAGATGACGGGAATGTAATGGTCCGGTGCGCGGCGGGTAAGGTTGCGCGCACTATGCTGCCTCGCATCCCATCCCGAATCGGGTCGATCCACGCCGCTTTCGTCGCGCCGGCGCGTGGCCGTGCAGAGTGCCGCTGTCGCGATCGTCCCCGGTTTAGTCCGGAGTGCGTCATGAACCAGCTTGCGTCCATTCGGACCTTCGTCAAGGTTGCCGAGCACCGGAGTTTCGCGAAGGCCGCGAAACAGCTCGGCGTCTCTGCGTCGGTCGTTACGCGCAGCGTCGCGTTGCTCGAAAGACATCTGTGCGTGCAACTCGTCAATCGCACGACACGCAGCATGTCGCTGACGGCGACGGGCGAACTCTATCTGCAGCACTGCACGGAACTGATCGGCCTGCTCGAATCGATGGACGCGTGCATTGCTACGGCGACCGGCATGCCGGCCGCGACGCTGAAGATCGCCGCGTCGGCGTCGTTCGCGTCGACCGACCTGCCGCGTCTGCTTGCCATGCATCGCGTGTTGGAGCCGCGCACCGCATTCGACCTGACCGTGTTCGACAGCATGGCCGACGTCGCCATTACCGATTTCGACGTGTGCTTCGGCACCGAGCGCCGCCTGCGCGATTCGACGCTCGTGTGCCGCTCGCTCGCCCGGATCGACGATGTGATCGTCGCCAGCCCCGACTATGTCGCGCGCCACGGCGCGCCGCAGACCCCGGATGAACTCGCATCGCACGACACGCTGCTGACCACTGAAGCGCCGGGGAGCTATTGGGAGTTCGGCGACGATTACGGCACCTACCGGGCCGTGGTGCGTCCGATCCTGAACGCGCAGCCGCCGCTGACGGTCAAGGGCGCGGCGCTCGCTGGGCTCGGCATCGCGCGGTTGCCGCGCGCGCTGGTTTCGGCGGAACTGGAAAGCGGCGCGCTGCAGGCGCTGCTCGCGCATGTCGCGTTGCGCGATGGCGCGCGCACCGTGTGGGCGCTGTATGCAAAGCAGTCGCGCCAGACGTTCGCGGTGCAGAATTTCGTCGAATTCGTCGTCGCGCATTACCGCCGCGAGGACCCCGCATGCGACGTCAATGTGACGGTTGGCGTGAATGCGGCGCGACACGAGAGGGTTAATTCTGAACTGATCTCGACCGAAAATATGTAG
- a CDS encoding ribbon-helix-helix domain-containing protein, translating to MCEVLVNADPMLYESRTRSLRIRGVVTTVRMENLFWDVLHEIAQREKMTTSQFAVKLYEELLDLRGEPPANFTSFLRVCCLRYLSRDIVLEDTASQGSQKTFRPKVVHGT from the coding sequence ATGTGTGAAGTCCTAGTCAACGCAGATCCGATGCTCTACGAATCGCGCACGCGATCGCTACGCATCCGCGGCGTCGTAACCACGGTGCGCATGGAAAATCTGTTCTGGGACGTGCTGCACGAGATTGCGCAGCGCGAAAAGATGACGACCAGCCAATTCGCGGTCAAGCTCTATGAAGAACTGCTTGACCTGCGCGGCGAACCGCCGGCCAATTTCACGTCGTTCCTGAGGGTCTGCTGCCTCCGGTATCTGTCGCGGGACATCGTACTCGAAGACACCGCTAGCCAGGGTTCGCAAAAGACCTTCCGTCCCAAGGTCGTCCACGGCACCTGA
- a CDS encoding DJ-1/PfpI family protein has product MAKQILVLAGDYVEDYELMVPVQALSALGYVVHVVTPDKRSGEQIRTAIHDFEGDQTYSEKRGHNFTLNASFSDVDTAAYDALLLPGGRAPEYLRLNPRVITVIRDFAQAGKPIAAVCHGAQLLSAAGVIAGKRISAYPACAPEVRLAQGEFVELDWAEAVTDGQFVTAPAWTAHSAWLRQFLALLGARISL; this is encoded by the coding sequence ATGGCCAAACAGATCCTGGTACTGGCAGGCGATTACGTGGAAGACTACGAGTTGATGGTGCCGGTACAAGCGCTCAGTGCGCTTGGCTACGTGGTACACGTCGTTACCCCTGATAAACGATCCGGCGAGCAAATCCGCACGGCAATTCACGACTTCGAAGGCGATCAGACCTACAGCGAGAAGCGCGGTCACAACTTCACGCTCAATGCGAGTTTCTCGGATGTCGATACGGCTGCCTACGATGCCCTGCTTTTGCCCGGCGGCCGCGCTCCCGAGTACCTTCGGCTCAACCCGCGTGTAATCACCGTCATCCGCGATTTTGCGCAAGCCGGCAAGCCGATTGCGGCGGTCTGCCATGGTGCGCAGTTGCTGAGCGCCGCCGGGGTCATCGCTGGCAAGCGGATCTCCGCCTATCCCGCGTGCGCCCCCGAGGTCCGGCTTGCACAGGGTGAATTTGTCGAGCTCGACTGGGCCGAAGCCGTCACCGACGGTCAGTTCGTGACCGCTCCTGCATGGACGGCCCATAGCGCGTGGCTCCGACAGTTCCTCGCGCTGCTCGGTGCGCGCATTTCGCTCTGA
- a CDS encoding tat (twin-arginine translocation) pathway signal sequence, whose product METIPLATATTERPVEPVQRIKLTRREWLKGTGVLFGTLAVTSILAGFAPSHAWALEMTSLDTHQGQVLLALVKRIYPHQSLDDAVYALVVKDLDKKAVADKQLRSTLAKGVQRLDAVAGGDWSRRGIAQQDKDVAALAGSPFFDAVRSTAVVSLYSNPLAYAHFGYGGSDGDGGYLHKGFNNLSWLPDPPAPLSGPVPSDN is encoded by the coding sequence ATGGAGACGATTCCGCTCGCCACCGCGACTACGGAGCGACCGGTAGAGCCCGTGCAACGCATCAAACTGACACGCCGTGAATGGCTGAAGGGAACCGGCGTACTCTTCGGCACCCTGGCAGTGACCTCCATCCTTGCCGGGTTCGCACCAAGCCACGCCTGGGCCCTTGAAATGACGAGCCTCGACACGCACCAGGGGCAGGTCCTGCTCGCGCTCGTCAAGCGCATCTATCCGCATCAGTCCCTGGACGACGCCGTCTATGCGCTGGTCGTCAAGGACCTCGACAAAAAGGCGGTGGCCGACAAGCAGTTGCGCTCGACGCTGGCCAAGGGCGTCCAACGACTCGATGCTGTCGCTGGCGGCGACTGGTCCAGGCGAGGGATCGCGCAGCAGGACAAGGACGTAGCGGCTCTTGCAGGGTCGCCGTTCTTCGACGCGGTGCGCTCGACAGCAGTAGTGTCGCTGTATAGCAATCCGCTTGCTTACGCTCACTTCGGATACGGCGGAAGCGACGGAGACGGAGGCTACCTCCACAAGGGCTTCAACAACCTGTCCTGGTTGCCCGATCCGCCCGCACCGCTGAGCGGCCCTGTTCCGTCCGACAACTGA
- a CDS encoding GMC family oxidoreductase, whose translation MAETQIQSGATSAKFSLNDDHVVVIIGSGAGGGTLANELAQKGIDVVVLEAGKLHTQGDFIADEWASFQQLAWLDKRTTSGTWRVARDFPNLPAWICKTVGGTSVHWAGASLRIQPHEFKARTTYGQVHDAQLLDWPLTREELDPYYDRAEKKMGVTRTNGLPGLPGNNNFKVLYAGATKIGYKECSTGRMAINSVARDDRTHCFQRGFCFQGCRFGAKWSTLYTELPHAQATGHMELRTEAHVARIEHDARGRANAVLYYDAAGKLQRQKARIVAVAGNSIETPRLLLNSHSGKFAKGLANSSDQVGRNYMRHTTGSVYASFNEKVEMFKGTTMAGIVEDEARHDPKRGFVGGYHLETISLGLPFYAAFLNPGAWGAEFTQAMDQYSHTAGLWIVGEDMPRATNRVTLNSTQKDQYGLPVADVHYDDHPNDEAMREHAFKQGEALYKAVGAIRVHRVSPYPSTHNLGTCRMSAEPEDGVVNRHGQTHDVPNLFVSDGSQFTTGAAENPTLTIVTLAIRQADYIAEQMQKRAI comes from the coding sequence ATGGCAGAGACGCAAATCCAGTCAGGAGCGACAAGCGCCAAGTTCTCGCTCAACGACGATCACGTCGTCGTGATCATCGGATCAGGCGCGGGTGGCGGCACGCTCGCCAACGAACTGGCACAGAAAGGTATCGACGTGGTCGTGCTCGAAGCGGGCAAACTGCACACCCAGGGGGACTTCATCGCAGATGAATGGGCCTCTTTCCAGCAGCTTGCGTGGCTCGACAAGCGAACTACGTCCGGAACCTGGCGTGTCGCCCGGGACTTTCCGAATCTCCCCGCGTGGATCTGCAAGACGGTGGGCGGAACCTCGGTGCACTGGGCCGGCGCGAGTCTGCGCATTCAGCCCCACGAGTTCAAGGCCCGCACCACCTACGGCCAGGTCCACGACGCACAGCTTCTCGACTGGCCCCTCACTCGCGAGGAACTGGACCCCTATTACGATCGCGCAGAGAAGAAGATGGGGGTGACGCGCACCAATGGGCTGCCCGGATTGCCCGGCAACAACAACTTCAAGGTGCTGTACGCAGGGGCGACAAAGATCGGATACAAGGAATGCAGCACCGGTCGCATGGCGATCAACAGCGTCGCGCGCGACGATCGCACGCACTGCTTCCAGCGCGGTTTCTGCTTCCAGGGTTGCCGGTTTGGCGCCAAATGGTCCACGCTCTATACCGAACTGCCGCACGCGCAGGCTACAGGGCACATGGAGCTTCGCACCGAGGCGCATGTCGCACGCATCGAGCACGATGCACGCGGTCGGGCGAATGCCGTGCTCTACTACGACGCGGCGGGCAAGCTGCAGCGGCAGAAGGCACGTATTGTCGCCGTAGCAGGCAACTCGATCGAGACCCCGCGGTTGCTGTTGAATTCTCATTCCGGAAAATTCGCGAAGGGACTCGCGAATTCCTCGGATCAGGTGGGACGCAACTACATGCGTCACACGACAGGCTCGGTGTACGCGTCGTTCAACGAGAAGGTCGAAATGTTCAAGGGTACGACGATGGCCGGCATCGTCGAAGACGAAGCGCGCCACGATCCCAAACGCGGTTTCGTCGGCGGCTACCACCTCGAGACGATTTCGCTCGGCTTGCCGTTTTACGCGGCGTTTCTCAATCCCGGCGCCTGGGGAGCGGAGTTCACGCAGGCCATGGACCAGTATTCGCATACGGCCGGGCTCTGGATCGTCGGCGAAGACATGCCGCGCGCAACCAATCGTGTGACATTGAACAGTACCCAGAAGGACCAGTATGGTCTGCCGGTGGCTGACGTGCACTACGACGACCATCCCAATGATGAAGCGATGCGAGAGCACGCCTTCAAGCAGGGCGAGGCGCTCTACAAGGCCGTCGGTGCCATCAGGGTCCATCGGGTTTCCCCGTACCCGTCGACACACAATCTCGGCACGTGTCGGATGAGCGCCGAGCCGGAAGACGGTGTAGTCAATCGTCACGGTCAAACACATGACGTCCCGAATCTGTTCGTTTCGGACGGAAGCCAGTTCACGACGGGCGCCGCAGAGAACCCCACGCTCACGATCGTCACGCTTGCGATCCGCCAAGCCGACTACATTGCAGAACAGATGCAGAAGCGCGCAATCTGA
- a CDS encoding DJ-1/PfpI family protein: MRKNLKRMIVAMLVGVLSGAWPWSGVSHAAAERMQPAVRASDAASPKAARTRPLVAIVADNAGTETTDFIVPYSILQTSGVADVVAVSPDATEVELMPTLRMRADTTFERFDAATPAGADVVIVPAMHRADRPAMLAWLKRQAAAGATMVAICDGAEVLANAGLLRHRTATSHWYSRDGLRRRFADTDWIDDRRYVIDGDVMTTSGVSASIPASLALVERLAGPAAARDTARRMGVRTWSDVHDGSRFALSARAVATALMNRVALWRHETFELPVESGFDELTVALTADAWARTWRSDVVATGAAREIVSKQGLRLLAQPAKRARERIAMPDAQTADAVLPGVLEDIASRYGRATADWVALQLEYSNDDKQD; encoded by the coding sequence ATGAGGAAGAACCTGAAGCGCATGATCGTGGCGATGCTCGTGGGTGTGCTGTCGGGCGCTTGGCCGTGGAGCGGGGTGTCGCATGCGGCGGCGGAACGCATGCAGCCAGCTGTGCGAGCGTCGGACGCGGCCTCGCCGAAGGCGGCGCGGACACGGCCACTCGTCGCGATCGTCGCGGACAACGCGGGAACGGAGACGACTGATTTCATCGTCCCGTATTCGATCCTGCAGACGTCCGGCGTGGCCGATGTTGTTGCCGTGTCGCCCGACGCAACGGAGGTCGAACTGATGCCCACACTGCGGATGCGTGCCGATACGACCTTCGAGCGTTTCGACGCCGCGACACCGGCCGGGGCGGATGTGGTGATCGTGCCTGCAATGCATCGCGCGGATCGGCCGGCGATGCTGGCGTGGCTGAAGAGGCAGGCCGCGGCCGGCGCGACGATGGTGGCGATCTGCGATGGTGCGGAAGTGCTGGCGAACGCCGGTCTACTCCGGCATCGGACCGCAACGTCTCACTGGTATTCGCGCGACGGCCTGCGCCGGCGCTTTGCCGATACGGACTGGATCGACGATCGTCGCTATGTGATCGACGGCGACGTGATGACGACGAGCGGCGTGTCGGCGTCGATTCCGGCGTCGCTGGCGCTGGTGGAGCGGCTCGCCGGACCGGCAGCGGCGCGTGACACTGCGCGACGCATGGGGGTGCGGACGTGGAGCGACGTGCATGACGGCAGTCGGTTTGCGCTGTCGGCGCGGGCTGTCGCGACTGCGCTGATGAATCGCGTTGCGCTCTGGCGGCATGAAACGTTCGAGTTGCCGGTTGAAAGCGGCTTCGACGAGTTGACGGTGGCGTTGACTGCCGACGCGTGGGCGCGGACCTGGCGCAGTGATGTCGTTGCGACGGGCGCGGCGCGGGAGATCGTGTCGAAGCAAGGGCTGCGGTTGCTGGCTCAGCCGGCGAAGCGTGCGCGCGAGCGCATCGCGATGCCCGATGCACAGACCGCGGATGCGGTGCTTCCGGGCGTGTTGGAAGATATCGCGTCGCGATATGGTCGAGCGACGGCGGATTGGGTTGCGTTGCAGTTGGAGTATTCGAACGACGATAAGCAAGACTAG
- a CDS encoding 2-oxoglutarate dehydrogenase, whose protein sequence is MRAIMSLIHLMRRMSPLIVVGAVMSSAYALPPQAVAPVKLPHGGRGVDGPFFPANRVAPVLPSTGATLQQQAQRRVDARLGANTVLSNGAAVTKAQAQSSGLGFVAKHFDEIDTKHTGRVTMSDVRQFIQQRQLQEQQQQQE, encoded by the coding sequence ATGCGAGCGATCATGTCCCTAATCCATTTGATGCGACGTATGTCTCCGCTGATCGTCGTCGGTGCCGTGATGAGCAGCGCCTACGCATTGCCGCCGCAGGCGGTCGCGCCGGTGAAGCTGCCGCACGGCGGGCGAGGTGTCGACGGCCCGTTCTTTCCCGCGAACCGCGTGGCGCCGGTGCTGCCGTCGACCGGCGCGACGCTGCAGCAGCAGGCGCAGCGGCGTGTCGACGCAAGGCTGGGCGCGAACACGGTGCTGAGCAACGGCGCGGCGGTGACCAAGGCGCAGGCGCAAAGCAGCGGTCTCGGCTTTGTCGCGAAGCACTTCGACGAGATCGATACGAAGCACACCGGCCGCGTGACGATGAGCGACGTGCGGCAGTTCATTCAGCAGCGACAGTTGCAGGAGCAGCAACAGCAGCAGGAATAA
- the glmS gene encoding glutamine--fructose-6-phosphate transaminase (isomerizing) yields the protein MCGIVGAVAQRDILPNLVDGLKRLEYRGYDSCGVVVYRDRALARARSVERVANLQREIAAQALSGYTGIAHTRWATHGAPVTLNAHPHFSPSDDDARIALSHNGIIENCDQLRAKLEAHGYVFASQTDSEAIAHLIDHLYDGDLFEAVRRAVARLRGSYAIAVMCRDEPHRIVGARDGMPLVVGVGEGENFLASDAIALSGITDRIAYLENGDVADIQLHRYWIVDAAGQRVERAVQRVAAHSGAADLGSYRYYMQKEIFEQPQAVADTLLDVTSIMPELFGDRAWRVFNDVDSVLLLACGGSYHAALTAKYWIESIAKLPASVEIASEFRYRDSVPNPRTLVVAVSQSGETADVLGAVHVAKQNGMAHTLAICNVATSALMRECALQFVTRAGIEIGVASTKAFTTQLVALFLLTLSLAQVRGRLSDDDEKEHLRALRHLPDAMSKVLALEPQIIAWSELLARRDNMLFLGRGMHYPIALEGALKMKEISYIHAEAYPAGELKHGPLALVSNEMPVIAVAPNDMLLEKLRSNMHEVSARNGKLFVFADVDCGLSPGDGIDVIRLNEYYGPLSPILHTVPMQLLAYHAALARGTDIDKPRNLAKSVTVE from the coding sequence ATGTGTGGAATTGTCGGGGCGGTTGCCCAGCGGGACATCCTGCCGAACCTCGTCGACGGGCTGAAGCGGCTCGAATACCGCGGTTACGACTCGTGCGGCGTCGTGGTCTACCGCGACCGCGCGCTGGCTCGCGCGCGCAGCGTCGAGCGCGTCGCCAACCTGCAGCGCGAGATCGCCGCGCAGGCGCTGTCGGGCTACACCGGCATCGCGCATACGCGCTGGGCGACCCACGGCGCGCCCGTCACGCTCAATGCGCATCCGCACTTCTCGCCGAGCGACGACGATGCGCGCATCGCGCTGTCGCACAACGGGATCATCGAGAACTGCGACCAGCTCCGCGCCAAACTCGAAGCGCACGGCTACGTGTTCGCGAGCCAGACCGACAGCGAGGCGATCGCGCACCTGATCGATCATCTGTACGACGGCGACCTGTTCGAGGCGGTCCGGCGCGCCGTCGCGCGGCTGCGCGGCAGCTATGCGATCGCGGTGATGTGCCGCGACGAGCCGCACCGGATTGTCGGCGCGCGCGACGGGATGCCGCTCGTCGTCGGCGTGGGCGAAGGCGAGAACTTCCTGGCGTCGGACGCGATTGCGCTGTCCGGCATCACCGACCGCATCGCCTACCTGGAGAACGGCGACGTCGCCGATATCCAGCTTCATCGCTACTGGATCGTCGATGCCGCGGGTCAGCGCGTCGAGCGTGCGGTGCAGCGCGTCGCCGCGCACAGCGGCGCGGCCGATCTCGGTTCGTATCGCTACTACATGCAGAAGGAGATCTTCGAGCAGCCGCAGGCCGTCGCCGATACGCTGCTCGACGTCACGTCGATCATGCCGGAGCTGTTCGGCGATCGCGCATGGCGCGTGTTCAACGACGTCGATTCGGTGTTGCTGCTCGCGTGCGGCGGCAGTTATCACGCGGCGCTCACCGCGAAGTACTGGATCGAGAGCATCGCGAAACTGCCGGCGAGCGTCGAGATTGCGAGCGAGTTCCGCTATCGCGACAGCGTGCCGAATCCGCGCACGCTCGTCGTCGCGGTGTCGCAGAGCGGCGAGACGGCCGACGTGCTCGGCGCCGTGCATGTCGCGAAGCAGAACGGGATGGCGCATACGCTTGCGATCTGCAACGTGGCGACGAGCGCGCTGATGCGCGAATGCGCGTTGCAGTTCGTGACACGTGCGGGCATCGAGATCGGCGTGGCGTCGACGAAGGCGTTTACGACGCAGCTCGTCGCGCTGTTCCTGCTGACGCTTTCACTGGCACAGGTGCGCGGGCGACTGAGCGACGACGACGAGAAGGAGCATCTGCGCGCGCTGCGGCATCTGCCCGATGCGATGTCGAAGGTGCTCGCGCTGGAGCCGCAGATCATCGCGTGGTCGGAACTGCTCGCGCGCCGCGACAACATGCTGTTTCTCGGACGCGGAATGCATTATCCGATCGCGCTGGAAGGGGCGCTGAAGATGAAGGAGATTTCGTATATCCATGCGGAGGCTTATCCGGCGGGCGAGCTCAAGCATGGGCCGCTCGCGCTCGTCAGCAACGAGATGCCGGTGATTGCGGTGGCGCCGAACGACATGCTGCTCGAGAAGCTGCGGTCGAACATGCATGAGGTCAGCGCGCGCAACGGGAAGCTGTTCGTGTTCGCGGATGTCGATTGCGGACTGTCGCCGGGGGACGGGATCGATGTGATCCGGCTCAATGAATACTACGGGCCGCTTTCGCCGATCCTGCATACGGTGCCGATGCAGCTGCTGGCTTATCACGCGGCGCTGGCGAGGGGGACGGATATCGACAAGCCGAGGAATCTGGCGAAGTCGGTGACGGTGGAATAG
- a CDS encoding VOC family protein produces MAKLIHTMIRVADLERSLAFYESAFGLTTSHRLDFEDFSLVYLRNSESENEIELTWNRGRQEPYTHGDGYGHVAVVVDDATKERARLISLGMQPNDLREFHAGDGSLLARYFFILDPDGYKIEVLERHGHYQ; encoded by the coding sequence ATGGCAAAACTGATTCACACCATGATTCGTGTGGCCGACTTGGAGCGCTCGCTCGCATTCTATGAAAGCGCGTTCGGCCTGACGACCAGCCATCGCCTCGATTTCGAAGATTTCTCGCTCGTCTATCTGCGCAATAGCGAAAGCGAAAACGAAATCGAACTGACCTGGAACAGGGGACGTCAAGAACCCTACACGCATGGCGATGGTTACGGTCACGTCGCGGTCGTGGTAGACGACGCGACCAAGGAGCGGGCCCGACTGATTTCGCTTGGCATGCAGCCAAACGATCTCCGCGAGTTCCATGCTGGCGACGGCAGTCTCCTCGCGCGGTACTTCTTCATACTCGACCCTGACGGCTACAAGATCGAAGTACTGGAGCGACACGGTCACTACCAGTGA
- a CDS encoding Lrp/AsnC family transcriptional regulator, producing the protein MAGITLDDLDLRILSILQDDASVSNLELAERALSSPPTCMRRVRRLTEAGVIRRQVAMLDQAAIGTAVTALIEISLDRQTAEDYDAFEAYVCAEPSVTQCYRVSPGPDFVVVADLADVAEYDEFARRLFTGASNVRNVRTFFSTRRAKFETNARVAHAMRRRGG; encoded by the coding sequence ATGGCCGGCATTACCCTTGACGATCTCGACTTGCGCATCCTGTCGATCCTGCAGGACGACGCGTCGGTGTCGAACCTGGAACTCGCCGAACGTGCGCTGTCGTCGCCGCCGACCTGTATGCGCCGCGTGCGCCGGCTGACGGAAGCGGGCGTGATCCGTCGGCAGGTGGCGATGCTCGACCAGGCCGCGATCGGCACGGCCGTCACGGCGCTGATCGAGATCAGCCTCGACCGGCAGACGGCCGAAGACTACGACGCGTTTGAGGCGTACGTGTGCGCAGAGCCGTCGGTCACGCAGTGCTATCGCGTGTCGCCGGGCCCCGATTTCGTCGTGGTGGCCGATCTGGCCGACGTCGCCGAATACGACGAATTCGCGCGGCGGCTGTTCACCGGCGCATCGAACGTGCGCAACGTGCGGACGTTTTTCTCGACCCGCCGCGCCAAATTCGAGACCAACGCGCGGGTTGCGCATGCGATGCGCAGGCGCGGCGGCTAG